Sequence from the Deinococcus reticulitermitis genome:
CACGCCCGCCGTGAGCGTCACCTGCTCGCTTTGCATCAGCCCGGCCAGTGACTTGCCGTCGCTGAAGACCCCCGCAAACACCTGCTTGGCCCCGAACATCGCGCAGGTATACGGCAACCCCCAGGCGTTGACGTGGAACATCGGCACCACCGGGAGCACCGCGTCGGCCTCGCCCACATTCAGCGCGTCTTTGGGGGCGCTGACGAGGGAGTGCAGGATGGTCGAGCGGTGCGAGTACAGCACGCCTTTGGGGTTGCCGGTCGTGCCGCTGGTGTAGCACATGCCCGCCGCGTCATTCTCGTCTAGGTCCGGGTAACGGGCGAGCGGCTCGTGGCCCATCACCCAGCTGTCGTAGTCGAGCACGCCCGGGAAGGACTGAGGCAGCGGCCCGAGCACCACGACGTGTTCGAGCTGCGGGCAGGCCGCCTTGATCGCCGGGATCATCGCCGCGAAGACATTCTCGATCAGGAGCACCCGGTCACCGGCATGGTTGAGAATCCAGGCGATCTGCTCGGGATGCAGCCGGATGTTGACCGTATGCACCACGAAGCCCGCGCTCGGCACCCCCAGGTACGCCTCTAAGTGCCGGAAGGAGTTGACCGCGAGCGTCGCCACCCGGTCTCCCTTCTGAAGCCCCAGCCCTTGCAGCGCCGCCCCGAGCCGCAGGGCACGGTCGGCCACCGCCCCGTAGGTGGTGCGGTGCGTCTTGGGGATCGGCTGACCCTGCTCGTCACGCCCTGCTGCGAGCAAGCTCACCACTTCGCGCGCAGCGAAGACGGTGCGGACCCGCTCCAGGATGAAGGGGATGGTGAGGGGGACTTGCATCATGTTGCCTTGCATAGGGAAACCTCCGGAGAAGGACTCGCCAAAATAGGTTTTGGATGCCGTCCAGAATAGACGAAAAAAGCCCCCCCGAAGGGAGGCTCTTGAAGCTGAGGTAGAGCTCAGGGGGTAGCTGCGGGGTACGAGATCTTGGTGCTCTCGATCACCGTAGCCGGACCCTTGCGGTCGCCACTGAGCGTGCCAGTCGAGTTCCAGCTGAAGGAGCTGAAGTACTCAGCGATGGGCATATCGGCACGGGTCGAGCCGTTGAACGTGACGAACACCGCCTGATCGTCCTCGATCTCGAACCCGGGGTTGAGGACCACGTTGAACGAGCCACGGGTGTTGCCGTCCGGGTACTGGACGGTGTAAGCCGACGCCGGGAGAACGGTCGTCGTACCCGTCGTGTCGGTGCCGGGGGCACGGAAGATCACGCCGCCGCGCGCATCAACTTCAACTTCGGTGTCGTAGTAGAGGGTGATGCCCGAGACATCGAACAGACCTTCGCCAGCGGCTCCCTCGGGATAGCCCACGTTGAAGAGGAAGACGTTGCTCCGCAGCGACTCGGTGCTGGTGTCCTCGTTGTACGCGGTGGCAGTGAAGAGGGTGGAATCGCCGGCGCGGAGGTTGTCGAAGGTGTCGTTGAACTCGGTCTGGACGGCCGAGACAGGACGCACGGTGACGCAGGCGCGCGCTTCGCGAATGGTGCTGACCAAGTTGATCGTGTCGGCAGAGACACTGGCCACGTTGCAGTAGTCGCCGGGAGCCGCTCCGAAGGGAACGCGGCTCACCACGTTCAGCGTCAGGAAGCCGCCGGCAGGGATGTTGACGCCAGTTGCGGTGCCTTCACCCAGGGTGCGGACCGCATCGAGGGTGCCGTTGCCGTCGCTGTCGAACTGCTCCACACCACGCTCACCGGTGTAGGGCAGGTCCTCGTCGGTGCGGATGATGTAACGCCCGTTGACGTACTCGACGCGGGCGCCAGCCGGCCCGATGCCCAGGATGTCTTGCACGCGGACGTTGAGGGCGTCGGAGGAGCCCGTGTTGCGCACGATGATCGTGCTGGTGTACAGCTCGCCGCCGGTGAGGCTGGTCGGGGTGTTGGTCTTCGAGATCGTCAGGCGGGCCTGAGCCACCGTGAAGCAGGCGCGCGAGCTGCCTTCCTGCCCACCGTCGGCGACGAAGCTGGCGACATCGCAGTAAGAGTCCGCGTCCGGAATACCGTTGTTGTCGGCGTCGAGGCCACGGAAGGCGCCGCGCGCGGTGTACAGGTAGGACACTTCTTGATTGGGTTGCAGGTTGGGAACGGTGAAAGTCAGCCCGTCATCACCCTGGGTCCGGGCCACGTCGGTGATCCCCACAACCGGCGCACCGGGGGTGACGCTGTAGAAGGGCTGGAGGGCCGCGTTCTCGAGCAGGTCGGTGACGCGGATGTTGGTCGCTTCCTGCGTGCCGTTGTTGCGAATGCGGATGCGGATGGTGACGTCTTCGTTGCCGTTGACCGTCGTGCCGTCACGAATCGGGTTGTTGTCGCGGGCCGAGACCACTTCCTTGATGATGTTGACGTCCGGCTGGCCGAACACCGTGAAGCAGGCGTTGTCGCTGAGGGGAACACCGATGGCGTCGAGACGGCCCACGCCCGTCACCGGGTCGGGGTTGTTCACGTAGCTCGTGATCGTCGCGGTGTCGCAGTAGCGTCCGTTGGCCGTACCCGTCGCGAAGAACAGAATGCTCTCGGATTCGCCGGCTTCGAGGTCAAGGGTGGCGTCGAACTCTTCGTCCGTCAGCTCGTTGTCTGCGTTCAGGTCAAGGCCGGCGATGCGCACGTTGTTGCCGCTGGCGGCCAGACGCGCACG
This genomic interval carries:
- a CDS encoding long-chain fatty acid--CoA ligase, which codes for MQGNMMQVPLTIPFILERVRTVFAAREVVSLLAAGRDEQGQPIPKTHRTTYGAVADRALRLGAALQGLGLQKGDRVATLAVNSFRHLEAYLGVPSAGFVVHTVNIRLHPEQIAWILNHAGDRVLLIENVFAAMIPAIKAACPQLEHVVVLGPLPQSFPGVLDYDSWVMGHEPLARYPDLDENDAAGMCYTSGTTGNPKGVLYSHRSTILHSLVSAPKDALNVGEADAVLPVVPMFHVNAWGLPYTCAMFGAKQVFAGVFSDGKSLAGLMQSEQVTLTAGVPTIWMGLLAELDRAKADGQPYDLSRLTRLVVGGSAAPEVMIRAFDERHGLEMLQAWGMTETHPLGTASQVPPEVSARSDEGYTLRAKQGRAVPLVFLDLIDEQNERLPHDGKTMGRLIVRGPWIAQEYYGGEGKGSFLTLDGELWFDTGDIATLDGRGYMHIQDRAKDLIKSGGEWISSVDLENAIMAHPAVSQCAVIAMDDPKWDERPLAVVVPRPGQTVTHQELLDFISPRFAKWWLPDATVLTDAIPIGATGKFLKRELRDEYRGYSQHNFPHRSER